The Deltaproteobacteria bacterium DNA window GCGTGGTCGAACACCTTCGTCACCACGTCCACCGACCCGCGAAGCGCGCGGACCCCCTCGGTGAAGTGCGTCACGTTGGAAACCCCCCGCTCCACGTCGGAAAGGATCTCCCGGAATGCCGCGTTCGTCTTGCGCACGTCCTCGGCGGTCATTTCGAACTGCCGGAGCGACTCGTCGACCCGCTGCGTGATCCGATCCATGTTCCTTCGGATCGACAGGAGCGCGAACGACATGACCACCACGAGCGCCACCACGGCGACCGCGAGAGCGATGAAGAGGACCGTCTGCGCGTCCAAGGGCTACCTCCCATGCGAATCCGTTGGATCGGGGAACCCCGACCCAACTCTAAAATACCTTAAAGAGGCAGGGGACCGCAATCGGTCCCGGGGAAGGGGCCCGTCATTCCCCCTGCCGGTATGCGTCGAAGATCTTCCGGAACCTGCGGCACCCGTCGAAGCGGAGATACGGGATCACCTCCGCCGTCCCCTCCGGACTCATCGGAACGAACTTCCCCCGGGCGCGGGCGCACACCTTCCCGCCGCAATGGATCTCCCCCTCGCAATAGGCGAGCCTTCCCGCATCCTCGACGAGCCGGCTGCGGACCTCGATCTCCGCGCCGACCGGCACAGGGGAAAGGAACTTCACCGTGAGCTCGCCCGTGACGTACATGGGGTGCGTCTTGCCGAACACGGTGGCCGCCCACCCCATCGTCTCGTCGAGGAGTGCGGAGACGACCCCGCCGTGGGCGACGTTCTTGTACCCGTTCAGATGGAGGGGGAGGATCACCCTTCCGAGGACTTCGTTCCCCTCCACGAAGAACCGCGCCCGGACTCCGGAGCGGTTCTCTTCTCCGCAGAGAAAACATCCCGAGGAGTGCGGCAGGTACTCCCGCTCAGACGGGTCCCGAAGCATCCCGTTATCTTACCAGAGGCGCGC harbors:
- a CDS encoding PaaI family thioesterase, whose translation is MLRDPSEREYLPHSSGCFLCGEENRSGVRARFFVEGNEVLGRVILPLHLNGYKNVAHGGVVSALLDETMGWAATVFGKTHPMYVTGELTVKFLSPVPVGAEIEVRSRLVEDAGRLAYCEGEIHCGGKVCARARGKFVPMSPEGTAEVIPYLRFDGCRRFRKIFDAYRQGE